The following is a genomic window from Longimicrobium sp..
GCGCCTCGATCTCGTCGGCCAGGATCTCGATGTACGCCAGCCGCTTGTCGCGGGGCAGGTCCAGGATCTCGCCCTCGCTCCAGTGGTAGTGCCAGGCCAGGTAGTGCACCTGCCGGTACAGCAGCCCCCGGCTCGTCCGCAGCTCCCCGAACAGGAAGTCCGCCGGGTCGAACGGGGCCGTGAAGGCGCGCCCGCACTCCGGGCACACCAGGTCCATCTCCAGCTCCACGTGCGGCGCGGCCGCCGCCATCGCCGCCTCCACCTCGCCCCGCGCCCGCGGCGACAGCCGGTCCACCAGGGCGGCGCCCTCCCCCGCCCCCACTACGCAGCGCTCCAGCAGCGCCGTGAGCGCCCGCGCCGGGTTCTCCGCCAGCACCCCCGCGAGCGCCTCCTGGTCGTCGCCGCGCGGCAGGCGGAACTCCACCGACCGCGGCGCCGCCCCCGCGCCGTCCTCCCCCGCCGCCTCGGCCGAGAGCTCGGCCACGTAGGTGGGGAAGAGCTCCGCCGAGCGCTTCACCGGCACGTCGGCCAGGGAGAAGTCCACGTCCACCCGCGCCCCGCACCGCGGCCACGGGCACCCCAGCGTCCCCTCCACCCGCTCGCCGAAGGTGGCCGCGCGCACCCGCAGCAGCAGGAAGAGCCGGTCGGCCACCAGGAGCGCGCGCGCCACCTCGGGCGTGACGGGCGCCACCCCGCCGATGCGCCGCACGGCGCGGCAGAGCACGGCCGTCACCAGCTCCGGCGCGGGGACGCCCCGCGACCCGGCGAGGAGCTCCTCCTCGCGCCCGGTCAGCGGGGCCACCTCCGCCTCGCGGTGCAGCACGCCCCGGGCGTCGCGGTAGCCCCCCGGGAGCAGGCACACCCGCCCGGCGTCCGGCATGGTCATCGCTCAGGCGGCGGCGCTCAGGTCTCCGTCGGCTCGGTGACGGCCGGGTCGCGCTCCCACCCCTCGTTCTCCAGCTTGATGGTGCGGATCATCACCGCGTTGCCGGCCGCGTCCAGCTCCGGCAGGGCCTGGTACTCCGAGACCCAGCAGCGGTAGACGTTGTACGCCATCACCACCTTGCCCTGGAGGTTGTAGACCTCGATGGTGACGTTCTTCCGGTAGTTCAGCAGCGACATCGCCGCGTCGCCCGCGAAGTTGTTCACCAGGTTGGCCCACTCCTCGAAGCGCGTGTCGTGGGTCACGCCCTGCTCCAGGGTGATGGCCTCGTAGCTGGTCTTGCCCGGCA
Proteins encoded in this region:
- a CDS encoding phage tail protein, whose translation is MAQFSVNTHRFDPYRNFKFRLKWDNEYVAGLNKCSALRRTTEVVDWREGGDPSHSRRLPGKTSYEAITLEQGVTHDTRFEEWANLVNNFAGDAAMSLLNYRKNVTIEVYNLQGKVVMAYNVYRCWVSEYQALPELDAAGNAVMIRTIKLENEGWERDPAVTEPTET